From one Alphaproteobacteria bacterium genomic stretch:
- a CDS encoding SH3 domain-containing protein: MPYFPKCFETIRAVRRIVAIPLVLAFLAPVLAQGAETASPVPRFVSLRSDKVNVRSGPDVSYPIEWVLERKGMPVEIVQEKNNWRKVRDIQGTEGWVNQALLSSRRSIIVTGAVRTLREEARDSARPVARAEPDVIGQLLQCEKDWCRVEVNGLRGWLRRTEFWGVYPNETVE; encoded by the coding sequence ATGCCCTATTTCCCCAAATGTTTCGAAACCATTCGCGCCGTGCGACGCATCGTCGCAATTCCGCTTGTGCTGGCTTTTCTGGCGCCGGTTCTGGCCCAAGGGGCTGAGACCGCGTCGCCCGTGCCGCGATTCGTCTCGCTCCGCTCCGACAAGGTGAATGTGCGCTCGGGACCGGACGTGAGCTACCCGATCGAATGGGTGCTCGAACGCAAGGGGATGCCCGTCGAAATCGTTCAGGAAAAGAACAACTGGCGCAAGGTGCGCGACATCCAGGGTACCGAAGGGTGGGTGAACCAGGCGCTACTGTCGAGCCGGCGCAGCATCATCGTGACGGGTGCCGTGCGCACGCTTCGCGAGGAAGCGCGGGATTCAGCACGACCCGTCGCCCGGGCCGAGCCCGACGTGATCGGCCAGCTCCTTCAATGCGAAAAGGATTGGTGCCGGGTCGAGGTCAACGGGTTGCGCGGCTGGCTCAGGCGCACCGAGTTCTGGGGCGTTTATCCGAACGAAACCGTCGAATGA
- a CDS encoding DUF3501 family protein, translating into MANKHALVPGDIMAMGDYATIRIEQRRKMAELKRRRRVEVGPFVTFYFECYATMWHQVHEMVYIEKGGAEQVAGEIDAYNPLIPDGHELTATFMIEIDDDLRRKQVLGRLGGIEERAFLSFAGETVRATAEADQDRTTAEGKASSVQFVHFPFTPGKIAKFAASGTQIVIGFDHPNYGHMAVMPEAVRAELAKDFD; encoded by the coding sequence ATGGCGAACAAGCACGCGCTCGTACCCGGCGACATCATGGCAATGGGAGACTATGCCACGATCCGCATTGAACAGCGCCGGAAGATGGCCGAATTAAAGCGCCGCCGCCGTGTCGAAGTCGGGCCATTCGTGACGTTCTATTTCGAATGCTACGCCACCATGTGGCATCAGGTGCACGAAATGGTTTACATCGAAAAAGGGGGTGCTGAGCAGGTTGCGGGGGAAATTGACGCCTACAATCCGCTCATTCCCGACGGCCACGAGCTGACCGCCACCTTCATGATCGAAATCGACGATGACCTCAGGCGCAAGCAGGTGCTCGGCCGCCTAGGCGGCATCGAGGAGCGAGCGTTCCTGAGTTTCGCCGGCGAGACCGTGCGGGCGACGGCCGAGGCGGATCAGGATCGCACGACCGCGGAGGGCAAGGCATCTTCCGTGCAGTTCGTCCATTTCCCCTTCACGCCCGGAAAGATTGCGAAATTCGCCGCATCCGGAACGCAAATCGTCATCGGTTTCGATCATCCAAACTACGGGCACATGGCCGTGATGCCGGAAGCGGTACGTGCCGAGCTTGCTAAGGATTTCGATTAG
- a CDS encoding heterodisulfide reductase-related iron-sulfur binding cluster, with translation MREGSLEAPTRHPLSWQDPDFYNAEKLEAEMRRVFDICHGCRRCFNLCDSFPRLFDLVDASKTGEVDGVASADFKSVVDACTLCDMCFMTKCPYVPPHQFNLDFPHLMLRYRALEAKQGRVPLADRALAETDRNGKLASKVAPLANWAINRNHKLPRSVIERVASLHREAELPSYAGKTFVARTRESAPAIDKSAPAHGRKVVLYATCFVNYHDPAVGVAARAVLAKNGIETEVVYPRCCGMPLLEQGRIEEVAENAKAVAGELKEWIERGYDVVALVPSCVLMFKFEWPLILPDNPDVKRLAGATYDMSEYIVDIAKNEGLAQGLRPLAGGVAVHISCHSRAQNMGQKASEMLGLLPETEIQVVERCSGHGGAWGFKKDHFETALKVGRPTARQVGESGKAFIASECPLAGAHIVQGVEKLAKESPRPTLVTHPVQLLARAYGLGD, from the coding sequence ATGAGAGAAGGTAGCCTCGAGGCACCGACGCGACATCCGCTTTCCTGGCAGGACCCGGATTTCTACAACGCCGAGAAACTCGAAGCGGAGATGCGACGCGTCTTCGACATCTGTCATGGCTGCCGGCGTTGCTTCAATCTTTGCGACTCCTTTCCCCGGCTCTTCGATCTGGTCGACGCCTCAAAAACCGGCGAGGTCGACGGCGTTGCGAGCGCTGACTTCAAGTCAGTCGTCGACGCCTGCACATTATGTGACATGTGCTTCATGACGAAGTGTCCCTATGTTCCGCCGCACCAATTCAACCTCGATTTTCCGCACCTCATGCTGCGCTATCGCGCGCTCGAAGCGAAGCAGGGCCGCGTGCCGTTGGCCGATCGCGCGCTCGCGGAGACCGACCGCAACGGCAAACTCGCCAGCAAGGTAGCCCCACTCGCGAATTGGGCGATCAACAGAAACCACAAACTGCCCCGTTCCGTCATCGAGCGGGTAGCATCGCTTCATCGCGAAGCGGAACTGCCGAGTTACGCCGGTAAGACCTTCGTCGCGCGCACGAGGGAAAGCGCACCTGCCATCGATAAATCCGCTCCCGCCCACGGCCGCAAGGTCGTGCTCTACGCGACGTGCTTTGTGAACTACCACGATCCAGCGGTCGGCGTCGCCGCGCGCGCCGTCCTCGCAAAGAACGGCATTGAAACCGAAGTCGTCTATCCCCGATGCTGCGGCATGCCCCTTCTCGAGCAAGGTCGGATCGAGGAGGTGGCCGAGAATGCCAAGGCCGTGGCCGGCGAACTCAAGGAATGGATCGAGCGGGGCTACGATGTGGTGGCTCTCGTTCCGTCCTGCGTCCTCATGTTCAAGTTCGAGTGGCCGCTTATTCTGCCGGACAATCCCGACGTGAAGCGGCTCGCGGGTGCGACGTACGATATGAGCGAATACATCGTCGACATCGCCAAGAACGAGGGGCTTGCGCAGGGTTTGCGCCCGCTCGCGGGTGGCGTTGCGGTCCATATCTCGTGCCACTCGCGAGCACAGAACATGGGCCAAAAGGCGAGCGAAATGCTGGGTCTCCTCCCCGAGACCGAGATCCAGGTGGTCGAGCGCTGCTCGGGGCATGGCGGAGCGTGGGGCTTCAAGAAGGACCATTTCGAGACAGCCCTCAAAGTCGGGCGGCCGACCGCGCGCCAAGTAGGCGAAAGCGGCAAAGCCTTCATCGCGTCCGAATGCCCGCTTGCCGGTGCCCACATCGTGCAAGGGGTCGAGAAGCTCGCAAAGGAGAGTCCCCGGCCGACCCTGGTGACGCATCCGGTCCAGCTCCTCGCTCGCGCCTACGGGCTTGGCGATTGA
- a CDS encoding rubrerythrin family protein — protein MASLKGTKTEENLKSAFAGESQANRRYLYFAQKADVEGYNDVAAVFRSTAEGETGHAHGHLEFLEAVGDPATGKPIGKTSLNLSAAIAGETHEYTDMYPGMARTARQEGFDEIADWFETLAKAERSHAGRFQKALEEIK, from the coding sequence ATGGCATCGCTCAAAGGAACCAAGACCGAAGAAAATCTCAAGTCCGCATTCGCCGGCGAATCGCAGGCCAATCGACGCTATCTCTATTTCGCCCAAAAAGCGGACGTGGAAGGCTACAACGACGTGGCAGCCGTGTTCCGCTCGACCGCAGAGGGCGAGACCGGCCATGCTCACGGGCATCTCGAGTTTCTCGAGGCGGTCGGCGACCCCGCAACCGGTAAGCCGATCGGCAAGACCTCGCTGAACCTTTCGGCGGCGATCGCCGGGGAAACCCACGAGTACACCGACATGTACCCGGGAATGGCGCGCACGGCCCGTCAAGAAGGCTTCGACGAGATCGCAGATTGGTTCGAAACGCTCGCCAAAGCCGAGCGTTCCCATGCCGGTCGTTTCCAAAAGGCGCTCGAAGAGATCAAATAG
- a CDS encoding Fur family transcriptional regulator, translating into MSGARQFSHVLERLRGAGLRPTRQRLALARLLFEQGDRHLSAEQLHAEAAAAHIQVSLATVYNTLHQFTEAGLLREVVVEPARSYFDTNTSDHHHFYHEGTGRLQDIPGAELNVAELPEPPRGTSVTRVDVIVRVRNSD; encoded by the coding sequence ATGTCCGGTGCGCGCCAATTCTCCCACGTCCTCGAACGGCTGCGCGGTGCTGGCTTGCGGCCGACGCGCCAGCGCCTAGCACTTGCGCGTCTTCTCTTCGAACAGGGCGACAGGCATTTGAGTGCCGAACAACTTCATGCGGAAGCGGCAGCGGCCCATATCCAGGTCTCGCTTGCGACGGTCTATAACACCTTGCACCAATTCACCGAAGCAGGACTGTTGCGCGAAGTCGTCGTGGAGCCGGCCCGCTCCTATTTCGACACAAACACCTCGGATCACCACCACTTTTATCACGAAGGAACCGGACGGCTACAGGACATCCCGGGGGCCGAGCTGAATGTCGCCGAGCTGCCAGAGCCGCCGCGAGGAACTTCAGTCACGCGGGTTGACGTGATCGTTCGTGTGCGCAACTCCGACTAA
- a CDS encoding nitronate monooxygenase: MKALDSILISGREVLPIFEGGKGISISNGESSGAWAASGGVGTFSGVNADSYDEGGNLISQLYFGRTRRERHEELIAYAIKGAVHQAKVAYENAKGQGRIHMNILWEMAAAETILHSVLERAKGLINGVTCGAGMPYRIAEISAKYGVHYYPIVSSARAFRALWKRAYHKFQEWLGGVVYEDPWLAGGHNGLSNAEDPTKPESPFPRVKALRDMMNEAGLQMTPIVMAGGVWFLREWEDWLGNPELGPICFQFGTRPLLTKESPISDAWKRKLLHLKSGDVLLHRFSPTGFYSSAVKNHFLEELYARSSRQVAFTMDPVGEHDTPFGVGPRGRTVYLTAVDKSRADAWVAAGFGEALKTPDSTLIFVDSAKAIEIRTDQINCMGCLSACSFSNWSQAEPHSTGRKADPRSFCIQKTLQNISHGDDIERQLMFAGHNAYRFAEDPFYENGFIPTVRQLVERIATGN, from the coding sequence GTGAAAGCTCTCGACTCAATTCTCATCTCCGGCCGAGAGGTGCTGCCGATCTTCGAGGGCGGCAAGGGCATCTCCATATCCAACGGCGAAAGCTCGGGCGCTTGGGCGGCGTCAGGGGGTGTCGGCACCTTTTCGGGCGTGAATGCCGATTCCTACGATGAGGGCGGCAACCTGATCTCGCAACTTTATTTCGGCCGCACCCGGCGTGAGCGCCACGAGGAACTGATCGCCTACGCAATCAAGGGTGCCGTGCACCAGGCCAAGGTCGCCTACGAGAACGCGAAGGGCCAGGGCCGCATTCATATGAATATCCTTTGGGAGATGGCCGCGGCCGAGACAATCCTCCACAGCGTGCTCGAACGTGCGAAGGGCCTTATCAATGGCGTCACCTGCGGTGCCGGCATGCCATACCGCATCGCAGAAATCTCGGCCAAATACGGCGTCCATTATTACCCGATCGTGTCGTCGGCGCGGGCGTTTCGGGCCCTCTGGAAGCGGGCCTACCACAAGTTCCAGGAGTGGCTGGGCGGCGTGGTTTACGAGGACCCGTGGCTTGCGGGCGGGCATAACGGCTTGTCGAATGCCGAGGATCCGACGAAGCCGGAGTCGCCATTCCCACGTGTGAAGGCGCTGCGCGACATGATGAACGAAGCGGGTCTCCAAATGACTCCGATCGTCATGGCAGGCGGGGTGTGGTTCCTGCGCGAATGGGAAGATTGGCTCGGCAATCCGGAACTCGGCCCCATATGCTTCCAATTCGGCACACGCCCGCTTCTCACCAAGGAAAGCCCGATCTCGGATGCGTGGAAGCGGAAGCTTCTCCACCTCAAGTCGGGGGATGTGCTGCTCCATCGCTTCAGCCCGACGGGCTTTTATTCTTCCGCCGTGAAGAATCATTTCCTCGAGGAACTTTATGCGCGCTCGAGCCGGCAGGTCGCCTTCACGATGGACCCCGTCGGCGAGCACGACACACCCTTCGGCGTCGGCCCGCGTGGCCGGACGGTTTATTTGACCGCGGTCGACAAGTCGCGTGCCGACGCATGGGTCGCCGCGGGCTTTGGCGAGGCGCTCAAGACCCCCGATTCCACGCTCATCTTCGTCGACTCGGCAAAGGCGATCGAGATTCGCACCGACCAGATCAATTGCATGGGCTGCCTTTCGGCATGCTCTTTCTCGAACTGGTCCCAGGCCGAGCCCCACAGCACGGGCCGCAAGGCCGATCCGCGCTCGTTCTGCATCCAAAAGACGCTCCAAAACATAAGCCACGGCGACGATATCGAGCGGCAGCTGATGTTTGCCGGCCACAACGCCTATCGATTTGCCGAAGATCCGTTCTACGAAAACGGCTTCATTCCGACCGTCAGGCAGCTCGTCGAGCGCATTGCCACGGGCAACTGA
- a CDS encoding glycerophosphodiester phosphodiesterase family protein, translating to MTMPAFALPKVIGHRGAALRAPENTLAGFTKAAALGVTWVEFDVRLSLEGRAVVFHDDTLERLSDGSGKVGATPLDDLLARDVGARFDPAYKGERIPTLEETLLHLRKLRLAFNLEMKAEGGREEALSEATARALEAVWPREAPVPLLSSFQTEALAAFARRAPSIPRGYLVEALGRNWRDDALRLGASAVVCNHRRLAQADARAVKAAGYWLATYTVNRPDRAEQLFAWGVDAVISDAPDAIVGILR from the coding sequence ATGACGATGCCGGCTTTCGCTCTTCCCAAGGTCATCGGCCATCGCGGGGCGGCATTGCGGGCGCCCGAAAACACCCTCGCCGGCTTCACGAAGGCAGCGGCGTTGGGCGTTACCTGGGTCGAGTTCGACGTCCGCCTGAGCCTCGAAGGCAGGGCCGTCGTTTTTCACGACGATACCCTCGAGCGCCTCTCGGATGGTTCCGGCAAGGTCGGGGCGACGCCGTTGGACGACCTTCTTGCGCGCGATGTGGGTGCGCGTTTCGATCCCGCCTACAAAGGCGAGCGAATCCCGACGCTTGAAGAAACACTATTGCACCTGCGTAAGCTCCGCCTTGCCTTCAACCTCGAAATGAAGGCCGAGGGTGGCCGCGAGGAAGCGCTTTCGGAGGCGACGGCCCGTGCACTCGAGGCCGTTTGGCCACGCGAGGCGCCAGTACCTCTCTTGTCGAGCTTCCAAACCGAGGCATTGGCTGCCTTTGCCCGTCGCGCGCCAAGCATCCCGCGCGGCTATCTCGTCGAGGCGCTCGGCCGGAATTGGCGTGACGACGCGCTGAGGCTCGGTGCCTCGGCGGTCGTATGCAACCACCGGCGGCTCGCGCAAGCGGACGCGCGCGCGGTCAAAGCCGCAGGCTATTGGCTCGCGACTTATACGGTGAACCGTCCCGACCGTGCGGAGCAGCTTTTCGCCTGGGGTGTCGATGCCGTGATCAGCGATGCGCCGGACGCGATCGTGGGGATTCTAAGGTGA
- the pnp gene encoding polyribonucleotide nucleotidyltransferase, whose product MFQVYRKEIVWGGRKLVFETGKVARQADGAIVATYGETTILATAVAQRAAKPGVDFFPLTVNYQEKTFAAGKIPGGFFKREGRPSEKEVLTSRLIDRPIRPLFAKGFVNETQVICTTMSHDMENDPDIVAIIGASAALTISGIPFMGPIGAARVGRIDGEFVLNPQMDEMANSDLDLVVAGTADGVLMVESEAKELPEDVMLKAVMIGHAGYQPVIQAIIELAEACAKDPWPLPSEPEDAERAAAHLRETAEAPLRLAYRETVKQARVEAVASVKAAAVAKLVEEGFDEGLVNSLLKPLEKDIVRGNILNTGMRIDGRDTKTVRPIVCEVGVLPRAHGSALFTRGETQAFVTTTLGTGQDEQIIDALEGEYREHFLLHYNFPPYSVGEVGRMGSPGRREIGHGKLAWRAIHPLLPQKDSFPYTIRVVSEVTESNGSSSMATVCGSSLALMDGGVPLKTPVAGIAMGLIKEESGVAVLSDILGDEDHLGDMDFKVAGTAEGVTSLQMDIKITSITEEIMRTALNQAREGRLHILGEMSKAIQGSREGVSRHAPRITTFTIPKDKIREVIGTGGKVIREIVEVTGAKIDIEDDGTIKVAAVDEGASQAAIDWIRNIVAEPEVGVIYRGKVVKLVDFGAFVNFLGSRDGLVHVSEMAPHRVKTPADVCKVGDQVYVKVLGIDERGKVRLSMKAVDQKTGKEATAESGGREAGSAD is encoded by the coding sequence ATGTTTCAAGTTTATCGGAAGGAAATCGTTTGGGGCGGGCGCAAGCTCGTGTTCGAAACCGGCAAGGTCGCGCGCCAAGCCGACGGCGCAATCGTAGCAACCTATGGCGAGACGACGATCCTCGCGACAGCCGTGGCGCAGCGCGCGGCGAAGCCCGGTGTCGATTTCTTCCCCCTGACGGTCAACTATCAGGAAAAGACATTCGCCGCCGGAAAGATTCCCGGCGGATTCTTCAAGCGCGAAGGCCGGCCAAGCGAGAAAGAGGTTCTCACCTCGCGGCTCATCGATCGACCGATCCGACCGCTCTTCGCGAAGGGCTTCGTCAACGAAACCCAAGTCATTTGCACGACAATGAGCCACGACATGGAGAACGATCCCGACATCGTCGCGATCATAGGCGCTTCCGCGGCCCTGACGATCTCCGGCATCCCCTTCATGGGACCGATCGGGGCTGCGAGGGTCGGACGCATCGACGGCGAGTTCGTGCTCAATCCGCAGATGGACGAGATGGCGAACTCGGATCTCGATCTCGTGGTTGCGGGAACGGCCGATGGGGTGCTCATGGTGGAGTCGGAAGCGAAGGAGCTTCCCGAGGACGTCATGCTCAAGGCCGTCATGATCGGTCACGCCGGCTATCAGCCGGTGATCCAAGCGATCATCGAGCTTGCCGAAGCGTGCGCCAAGGACCCTTGGCCGCTTCCGAGCGAGCCCGAGGACGCCGAGCGCGCTGCGGCTCATTTGCGGGAGACGGCCGAAGCACCTTTGCGCCTCGCCTACCGCGAAACGGTCAAGCAAGCTCGCGTGGAGGCCGTCGCGAGCGTCAAGGCGGCGGCCGTTGCGAAGCTGGTCGAGGAAGGCTTCGACGAGGGGCTCGTCAATTCCCTGTTGAAGCCGCTCGAGAAAGACATCGTCCGCGGCAATATCCTGAACACGGGCATGCGGATCGACGGGCGAGACACCAAAACGGTCCGCCCGATCGTCTGCGAGGTGGGTGTCCTGCCGCGCGCACACGGCTCGGCCCTCTTCACTCGCGGCGAGACCCAGGCCTTCGTCACCACAACGCTCGGCACCGGTCAGGATGAGCAGATCATCGACGCCCTCGAAGGCGAATATCGCGAGCACTTTCTGCTCCACTACAATTTCCCACCCTATTCGGTGGGCGAAGTCGGCCGAATGGGCTCGCCCGGGCGGCGTGAAATCGGCCACGGCAAGCTCGCCTGGCGCGCGATCCATCCGCTCCTTCCACAGAAGGATAGCTTCCCCTACACAATTCGGGTCGTGTCCGAGGTCACCGAATCGAATGGCTCGTCCTCGATGGCGACGGTGTGCGGGTCGTCCTTGGCGCTCATGGATGGTGGCGTGCCGCTCAAGACTCCGGTGGCGGGCATCGCGATGGGCCTCATCAAGGAAGAGTCTGGCGTTGCGGTCCTTTCCGACATCCTGGGCGATGAGGATCATCTCGGCGACATGGACTTCAAGGTCGCGGGCACGGCCGAAGGTGTGACGTCGCTTCAGATGGACATCAAGATCACCTCGATCACCGAGGAAATCATGCGCACAGCACTCAACCAGGCGCGCGAGGGACGCCTGCATATACTGGGCGAGATGTCGAAGGCGATCCAGGGCAGCCGCGAGGGGGTCAGCCGGCATGCGCCGCGCATCACGACCTTCACGATTCCGAAGGATAAGATCCGCGAAGTGATCGGCACCGGCGGCAAGGTGATCCGCGAGATCGTGGAAGTCACCGGCGCCAAGATCGACATCGAGGACGATGGCACAATCAAGGTGGCCGCCGTCGACGAGGGTGCGAGCCAGGCCGCGATCGACTGGATCCGCAACATCGTCGCCGAACCGGAGGTCGGCGTCATCTATCGCGGCAAGGTCGTGAAGCTCGTTGACTTCGGCGCGTTCGTGAATTTTCTCGGCAGCCGCGACGGTCTCGTGCACGTCTCCGAGATGGCGCCCCACCGGGTCAAGACCCCCGCCGACGTGTGCAAGGTCGGCGATCAGGTCTACGTCAAAGTGCTCGGCATCGATGAGCGGGGAAAAGTGCGCCTCTCCATGAAAGCGGTTGACCAGAAGACCGGCAAGGAGGCGACGGCCGAGAGTGGCGGGCGCGAAGCGGGTAGCGCCGATTGA
- the rpsO gene encoding 30S ribosomal protein S15, translating into MSITAERKRELIGEFANDEGDTGSPEVQVAILSERIKNLTEHLNTHKKDFHSRRGLLMMVGQRRRLLDYLKRKNSARYDEVVKRLGLRR; encoded by the coding sequence ATGTCGATTACGGCAGAACGCAAGCGCGAGCTCATCGGCGAGTTCGCCAACGACGAAGGCGATACCGGCTCGCCCGAAGTGCAGGTTGCAATTCTGAGCGAGCGAATCAAGAACCTGACCGAGCACTTGAACACCCATAAGAAGGATTTCCACTCGCGCCGAGGCCTTCTCATGATGGTCGGTCAGCGCCGACGCCTGCTCGACTATCTCAAGCGTAAGAACAGCGCTCGATACGATGAGGTCGTAAAACGCCTCGGACTGCGTCGCTAG
- the truB gene encoding tRNA pseudouridine(55) synthase TruB, whose product MSRRRKGEKIDGWLVIDKPGGWTSTAVVNRVKRLLNAAKAGHAGTLDPIATGVLPIALGEATKTVAHAVEGTKRYRFTVRWGEQRATDDIEGEITAVSMKRPSEAEIRAALQRFLGEISQVPPAYSAIKVAGHRSYELARAGETPEHAARNVRIDRFELIELVDRDHASFEVTCGKGAYMRGLARDLALALGTCGHISSLRRLSVGRFDEAGAISLDKLESLGHIAAALEHLLPVETALDDIPALALTEIEAKLIKSGRPVQVLRTADKALIDGMAEGEVVCAMTGGRPVALTRIGHTPVLQLHPVRVLNV is encoded by the coding sequence ATGAGCCGCCGGCGCAAAGGCGAGAAGATCGATGGCTGGCTTGTCATCGACAAACCCGGCGGGTGGACCTCGACCGCCGTCGTAAACCGTGTGAAACGGCTGTTGAATGCCGCGAAAGCAGGCCACGCGGGCACGCTCGATCCGATTGCGACCGGGGTGCTGCCGATCGCACTTGGTGAGGCGACCAAGACGGTCGCCCACGCCGTCGAGGGGACGAAGCGCTATCGCTTCACGGTCCGCTGGGGCGAGCAGCGCGCGACGGACGACATCGAGGGCGAGATTACCGCCGTTTCGATGAAACGGCCGAGCGAGGCCGAGATCAGGGCCGCGTTGCAGCGATTCCTGGGTGAGATCAGCCAGGTTCCGCCGGCCTACTCGGCAATTAAAGTCGCGGGCCATCGCAGCTACGAGCTTGCCCGCGCTGGCGAGACGCCGGAGCATGCAGCTCGGAACGTTCGGATCGACCGGTTCGAGCTGATCGAGCTTGTCGATCGCGACCATGCGAGCTTCGAAGTGACCTGCGGCAAAGGCGCCTATATGCGCGGCCTCGCCCGGGATCTAGCTTTGGCATTAGGCACTTGCGGTCACATTTCGAGCCTCCGGCGACTCTCAGTCGGCCGATTCGACGAAGCCGGCGCGATTTCCCTGGATAAACTCGAATCGCTCGGGCATATTGCCGCCGCACTTGAGCACCTGTTACCGGTCGAGACCGCGCTGGACGACATCCCGGCCCTGGCCCTGACCGAAATCGAGGCGAAGCTCATAAAGAGCGGTCGCCCCGTTCAGGTGCTCCGCACCGCCGACAAGGCGCTGATCGACGGAATGGCCGAAGGCGAGGTGGTTTGTGCGATGACGGGCGGAAGGCCGGTCGCACTCACCCGGATCGGCCACACACCCGTGTTGCAGCTCCATCCGGTGCGCGTGCTCAACGTTTAA